One stretch of Kwoniella newhampshirensis strain CBS 13917 chromosome 5, whole genome shotgun sequence DNA includes these proteins:
- a CDS encoding glycine cleavage system H protein — MLSALRRTATTGAFRHVAVPARTQALRFSAVRFVSTRYTTDHEWVAFDSNTNIGTVGITDYAQKALGDVVFVELPAHGSEIAQGDSIGAVESVKAASDIYAPVSGIIDEINETLADQPGLLNKAPQGDGWLCKVKLSDPAEFEALLNADAYKAHCEGA, encoded by the exons ATGCTCTCCGCTCTTCGTCGTACGGCTACCACCGGAGCTTTCCGTCATGTCGCCGTTCCTGCTCGAACTCAGGCTTTGAGGTTCTCAGCAGTGCGATTCGTCTCTA CTCGATACACGACCGACCACGAATGGGTCGCCTTCGACTCCAACACCAACATCGGGACCGTCGGAATCACAGATTACGCCCAGAAGGCATTGGGAGATGTCGTCTTTGTGGAACTTCCTGCTCACGGGAGTGAGATTGCGcaaggtg ACTCGATCGGCGCCGTCGAGTCCGTCAAAGCCGCTTCTGACATCTACGCCCCCGTATCCGgtatcatcgacgagatcaacgaGACGCTCGCAGACCAACCAGGTCTCCTGAACAAGGCCCCTCAgggcgatg GCTGGCTCTGCAAGGTCAAGCTTTCCGATCCTGCAGAGTTCGAGGCTCTTCTCAACGCCGATGCCTATAAGGCTCACTGCGAAGGCGCATAG